CAGCAGGGCGTCGTAGTCACCTACCGAGGCGTCGGCGACCAGCCCGTCGACGGTGAACGTGCCCGCTTCATCCAGGTCGTTCTTACGGGCCTTGATCTCGCCGTCGTGGATCGAGAGGATCTCGGTCTGAGCGCCCGCGCGGTCCAGTACTTCGCGGGGTTGCTCGAGCTCAACGCGTTCGACGCCGTCGGCGGCGAGGATCGCGACCCTCTTGCCCTGAAGATCTGCTGCCATGTCAGTTTGCCTCCTTCTCGTGTGACATGCCGGGCTTGATGACGACCTTGGTCCAGCCCTCGGACCTGGAGTCGAAGTTCCTGTAGGCGTCTGCGGCCTGGTCCAGCGAGATCTCGTGGGAGACGATCCAGGACGGCTTCGCCTTGTCAGCCGCGATGAGGTCTCGCAGCCGGCGGTTGTACTTCTTGACCGGGCACTGACCGTTGCCCATGGTCTGTCCCTTGAACCAGTGGGTGCCGAAGTCGATGGCCGCCTTGCCCTGCTTGGCCAATTCGCCCTTGGCCCCCGGGTCCTCGGGGACGAACACGCCGACGGTGCCGATCCCGCCGGTGAACCGGACCGAGTTGATGAGCATGTTCAAGGTCGCGGCCGGGTCTTCGTTCCCCTGCGGGTCGTGGGCCTGGTAGCCGACACACTCGCAGCCACGGTCGGCTCCGAGCCCCATGGTCTCGTCCAGCACAGCCTGCACGGGGTCGACCTTGGAGTCGTCGATGGCGATCGCTCCGATCTGCTCGGCCAGCGCGAGCCGGTCGGGGTGGCGATCGACCACCATGACCTTCGCGGCGCCCTTGATCGTCGCGGACAGGGCGGCCATCAGTCCCACGGGGCCGGCCCCGGCGATCACGACGCTGTCGCCCGGGATCACGCCAGC
This genomic window from Flexivirga oryzae contains:
- a CDS encoding glutathione-independent formaldehyde dehydrogenase — encoded protein: MKAVVYHGPKDVAVTDVPDAEIERPTDVLVKITTTNICGSDLHMYEGRTSFEKGRTFGHENMGEVVEIGTGVEKIKVGDRVVLPFNISCGFCKNCERGLTNYCLTTQPDPSAAGAAYGFAEMGPYGGGQAELLRVPFGDHNALRLGEDAQDKENDYVMLSDIFPTGYHATEMAGVIPGDSVVIAGAGPVGLMAALSATIKGAAKVMVVDRHPDRLALAEQIGAIAIDDSKVDPVQAVLDETMGLGADRGCECVGYQAHDPQGNEDPAATLNMLINSVRFTGGIGTVGVFVPEDPGAKGELAKQGKAAIDFGTHWFKGQTMGNGQCPVKKYNRRLRDLIAADKAKPSWIVSHEISLDQAADAYRNFDSRSEGWTKVVIKPGMSHEKEAN